A DNA window from Anaerocolumna sp. AGMB13020 contains the following coding sequences:
- a CDS encoding LytR/AlgR family response regulator transcription factor yields MRIAYCDDEKVQYVYLKELIDKWELKQEKKCEISVYQSAEEMLFENQGNFSFDFILLDIELDKMNGVELARNIRQVDKHVTIAFLSNSKEYVFEGYEVGAVRYLLKPLTETQLFPLLDRVQSLLTEEADYIIIVADREKIKLYTESINYVEALGHYVRIHTTDKVYEVKMNMSDMEKQLTKGFVSTHRSYLVNLSCIEKITRTDCIINTKETIPISRNSYNAVNEAFINFYKGGLD; encoded by the coding sequence ATGAGAATTGCTTATTGTGACGATGAAAAAGTTCAATACGTATATTTAAAAGAATTAATAGATAAATGGGAATTAAAGCAGGAGAAAAAGTGTGAGATCAGTGTATACCAGAGTGCTGAGGAAATGCTCTTTGAGAACCAGGGGAACTTTTCCTTTGACTTTATCCTCTTGGATATTGAGCTGGATAAGATGAACGGAGTGGAGCTGGCAAGAAATATCAGGCAGGTAGACAAGCATGTGACCATTGCATTTCTCTCCAACAGTAAAGAATATGTATTTGAGGGATATGAAGTAGGGGCTGTGAGGTATTTGCTAAAACCCCTTACAGAGACACAGTTGTTTCCTCTTCTTGACCGGGTCCAAAGTCTGCTTACAGAAGAAGCGGATTATATTATTATCGTGGCAGACAGGGAGAAGATCAAATTATATACGGAGTCAATCAACTATGTAGAGGCCTTAGGACATTATGTTAGAATTCACACAACAGATAAGGTTTACGAGGTGAAAATGAATATGAGTGACATGGAAAAACAGCTGACAAAAGGATTTGTCTCCACCCATCGTAGTTATCTAGTTAATCTTAGTTGCATTGAGAAAATAACCAGAACAGATTGCATTATAAATACAAAAGAGACCATACCTATCAGCAGGAATTCCTATAATGCCGTAAACGAAGCGTTCATCAATTTCTATAAGGGAGGACTGG